The bacterium genome includes a window with the following:
- a CDS encoding alpha/beta fold hydrolase, whose protein sequence is MNFTEIFLETEDNTSIAINHYDSKRDSVIIIAHGWYMCKDSKYFKAISEDFFLNHDVITMDFRGHGKSSGLYTFSAKEPEDLKTVVNYAKQRYSKIGLIGFSLGAAISIIHTAKYNDIDSLIAVSSPVSFDKIESRFFKKEAVIPTIEKFELFRSLSVRPGNILLNKVNPLDVVQEIVSAPVLFISGAKDPTIYPWHSQELYNKSCEKKALSIFEDDFHAEDLYINSRERFMSECNSWMSVLESELRVRV, encoded by the coding sequence ATGAATTTTACTGAAATATTTCTCGAAACCGAAGATAATACAAGTATTGCGATTAATCATTATGATTCAAAAAGAGATTCTGTTATTATAATCGCCCACGGCTGGTATATGTGCAAGGATTCAAAGTATTTTAAAGCAATCTCAGAAGACTTTTTCTTAAATCATGATGTAATAACTATGGATTTCAGAGGACATGGCAAAAGCTCCGGGCTTTATACTTTTTCGGCAAAAGAGCCGGAAGATTTAAAAACAGTCGTAAATTATGCAAAACAAAGATATTCAAAAATCGGTTTAATCGGATTTTCTTTAGGGGCGGCGATTTCTATAATTCATACGGCAAAATACAATGACATCGACTCGCTTATTGCAGTAAGCTCGCCTGTAAGTTTTGACAAAATTGAAAGCCGATTTTTCAAAAAAGAAGCTGTTATCCCGACTATTGAAAAGTTTGAGCTGTTCAGAAGTCTGTCTGTACGCCCAGGTAATATATTATTAAATAAAGTAAACCCTTTAGATGTCGTTCAGGAAATTGTTTCTGCGCCAGTGTTATTTATTTCCGGCGCAAAAGACCCGACTATCTATCCATGGCATTCACAAGAGTTGTATAATAAATCTTGTGAGAAAAAAGCACTGTCTATTTTTGAAGATGATTTTCACGCGGAAGATCTTTATATCAATTCCCGTGAAAGGTTTATGAGCGAGTGCAACAGTTGGATGTCAGTCTTAGAGAGCGAGTTGAGGGTTCGAGTATGA
- a CDS encoding MarR family transcriptional regulator: MEQFKRFGIDLEKDHFVETSIYGMACVYALIEKEIENYLKQHGLSTSRFNMMMVVKHQGKEEGISQIEIGKRLVVTASNMTKQLDKLITEGYVERSAQVGDRRVNLIKITQKGSDLLDEVWQGYYETISGIADKIPVQDRETLSRILAGWFEKLEK; encoded by the coding sequence ATGGAACAATTTAAGCGATTCGGAATAGATTTGGAGAAAGATCATTTTGTGGAAACTTCAATTTACGGGATGGCTTGCGTTTATGCGCTTATAGAAAAAGAAATAGAAAATTATCTGAAGCAGCACGGACTCAGCACTTCCAGATTCAACATGATGATGGTGGTAAAACACCAAGGCAAAGAAGAAGGTATAAGTCAGATAGAAATCGGCAAACGGCTTGTCGTAACGGCTTCCAATATGACAAAACAGCTTGATAAGCTTATTACAGAAGGTTACGTGGAACGTTCAGCGCAAGTAGGCGACAGGCGAGTAAACCTGATTAAGATTACCCAAAAAGGTTCCGATTTACTTGATGAAGTTTGGCAAGGCTACTACGAAACAATTTCCGGCATTGCAGACAAAATTCCCGTGCAGGACAGAGAAACCCTTTCGCGCATCCTCGCCGGCTGGTTTGAAAAACTCGAAAAATAA